Proteins encoded within one genomic window of Deltaproteobacteria bacterium:
- the scpA gene encoding methylmalonyl-CoA mutase — protein MSELEKWRGLAAKELRGADADSLTLTSADGIAVKALYTAADLEKLAHTDTLPGAFPFLRGPRATMYANRPWTIRQYAGFSTAEESNAFYKANLAGGQQGLSVAFDLATHRGYDSDHPRVTGDVGKAGVAIDSVEDMKILFDGIPLDQVTVSMTMNGAVLPVLACFVVAGEEQGVTQEKLAGTIQNDILKEFMVRNTYIYPPEPSMRIVADIIEYTAKRMPKFNSISISGYHMQEAGATTVQELAFTIADGLDYVRAALSKGLDVDAFAGRLSFFWCIGMNFYFEIAKMRAARRIWAERMQRLFAPKKADSLMLRTHSQTSGASLTEQDPMNNIIRTTIEAMAAVFGGTQSLHTNGYDEAVSLPTDTAARVARNTQLILQEESGIPAVIDPWGGSYFMESLTESVYQAANALIDEVEAMGGMTKAIVAGIPKLKIEEAATRRQARIDSGEDTIVGVNKYRLKEETQIEVRDIDNSAVRESQIRRLVAIRSKRDAKRCEAALAKLTELARSGAGNLLEAAIDAARARASVGEISAALETVYGRHRAEIRSVSGVYAGMYRGDGEFESARAEVETFAKGEGRRPRMLVVKLGQDGHDRGIKVIATAFADMGFDIDVGPLFQTPDEAAQQAIDADVHAIGVSSQAGGHKTLVPELVAALRKRGANDVVVIVGGIIPPQDYPYLREHGAAAIFGPGTAVPKAAREVLHAIKSRRAA, from the coding sequence ATGTCTGAGCTCGAGAAGTGGCGCGGCCTCGCCGCGAAGGAGCTGCGCGGAGCGGACGCCGACTCGCTCACGCTCACCAGCGCCGACGGCATCGCCGTGAAGGCGCTCTACACCGCCGCGGATCTCGAGAAGCTCGCGCACACCGACACGCTGCCGGGCGCGTTCCCGTTCCTGCGCGGCCCGCGCGCCACGATGTACGCGAATCGCCCGTGGACGATCCGGCAGTACGCGGGCTTCTCGACGGCCGAAGAGTCGAACGCGTTCTACAAGGCGAACCTCGCCGGCGGCCAGCAGGGTCTCTCCGTCGCGTTCGATCTCGCGACGCACCGCGGCTACGACAGCGACCACCCGCGTGTGACCGGCGACGTCGGCAAGGCTGGCGTTGCCATCGACTCGGTCGAGGACATGAAGATCCTGTTCGACGGCATTCCGCTCGATCAGGTCACGGTCTCGATGACGATGAACGGCGCGGTGCTGCCGGTGCTCGCGTGCTTCGTGGTCGCGGGCGAGGAGCAGGGCGTTACGCAGGAGAAGCTCGCGGGCACGATTCAGAACGACATTCTCAAAGAGTTCATGGTCCGTAACACCTACATCTATCCGCCCGAGCCGAGCATGCGGATCGTGGCCGACATCATCGAGTACACCGCGAAGCGCATGCCGAAGTTCAACTCGATCTCGATCAGCGGCTACCACATGCAGGAAGCCGGCGCGACGACGGTGCAGGAGCTCGCGTTCACGATCGCCGACGGCCTCGACTACGTGCGCGCGGCGCTCTCGAAGGGCCTCGACGTCGACGCGTTCGCCGGCCGGCTCTCCTTCTTCTGGTGCATCGGCATGAACTTCTATTTCGAGATCGCGAAGATGCGCGCCGCGCGGCGCATCTGGGCCGAGCGCATGCAGAGGCTGTTCGCGCCGAAGAAGGCCGACTCGCTGATGCTGCGCACGCACTCGCAGACGTCGGGCGCGAGCCTCACCGAGCAAGACCCGATGAACAACATCATCCGCACGACCATCGAGGCGATGGCGGCGGTGTTCGGCGGCACGCAGTCGCTGCACACGAACGGCTACGACGAGGCGGTGTCGCTGCCGACGGACACCGCGGCGCGCGTCGCGCGCAACACGCAGCTGATCCTCCAGGAAGAGTCCGGCATTCCCGCCGTGATCGATCCGTGGGGCGGCTCGTACTTCATGGAGTCGCTCACCGAGAGCGTTTATCAGGCCGCGAACGCGCTGATCGACGAGGTCGAGGCGATGGGCGGCATGACGAAGGCGATCGTCGCGGGCATCCCGAAGCTGAAGATCGAGGAGGCGGCGACGCGGCGGCAGGCGCGCATCGATTCCGGCGAGGACACGATCGTCGGGGTGAACAAGTACCGCCTCAAGGAAGAGACGCAGATCGAGGTGCGCGACATCGACAACAGCGCGGTGCGCGAGTCGCAGATCAGGCGCCTCGTCGCGATCCGCAGCAAGCGCGACGCGAAGCGGTGCGAGGCGGCGCTCGCGAAGCTCACCGAGCTCGCGCGCAGCGGCGCCGGCAACCTGCTCGAGGCCGCGATTGACGCGGCGCGCGCGCGCGCGAGCGTGGGCGAGATCAGCGCAGCGCTCGAGACGGTGTACGGGCGCCATCGCGCCGAGATTCGCAGCGTGTCGGGCGTGTACGCGGGCATGTACCGCGGCGACGGCGAGTTCGAGTCGGCGCGCGCCGAGGTGGAGACGTTCGCGAAGGGCGAGGGCCGCCGGCCGCGCATGCTCGTGGTGAAGCTCGGGCAGGACGGGCACGACCGCGGCATCAAGGTCATCGCGACGGCGTTCGCCGACATGGGGTTCGACATCGACGTCGGCCCGCTGTTCCAGACGCCCGACGAAGCGGCGCAGCAGGCGATCGACGCCGACGTGCATGCGATCGGCGTGTCGAGCCAGGCGGGCGGACACAAGACGCTCGTACCGGAGCTCGTCGCAGCGCTGCGGAAGCGGGGCGCGAACGACGTGGTCGTGATCGTGGGCGGCATCATCCCGCCGCAGGACTACCCGTACCTGCGCGAGCACGGCGCTGCCGCGATCTTCGGGCCGGGCACGGCGGTGCCGAAGGCGGCGCGCGAGGTGCTGCACGCGATCAAGTCGCGACGCGCGGCGTGA